In a single window of the Eriocheir sinensis breed Jianghai 21 chromosome 61, ASM2467909v1, whole genome shotgun sequence genome:
- the LOC126986199 gene encoding uncharacterized protein LOC126986199, protein MKFEDYRVEVAPPSAYYIPNFITEEEEARLVQQIYAAPKPKWKELSHRRLQNWGGLPHPRGMVAEHIPTWLQQHMDRIAELGAFKEKRPNHVLVNEYLAGQGIMPHEDGPMFYPTITTISLSSHTILDLYTPRPPDHPANGDQEEKRMKEESEKKETEEKEDVKEEENHQRHSAPEDTNMKHKDNKENRMDEEEEGEDRKQNHQQLLPSTPKDDDTREANSKENVKKQKMENDDANTNEQATKESDHSQPSSLQNRYVGSLLLAPRSLLILQDSLYTSHLHGIAEVTEDVLTHHILNLDQQGKGGGRESKKQDGKEDKWQEGGREEKLDLKEGEPLYTPGKTLTRGTRISLTIRHVPKVLKNKLWLGRGQR, encoded by the exons ATGAAGTTTGAGGACTACCGAGTGGAGGTG GCCCCCCCATCTGCCTACTACATCCCTAACTtcatcacggaggaggaggaggcgcggctGGTCCAGCAGATCTATGCAGCCCCCAAGCCCAAGTGGAAGGAGCTCTCCCACCGCCGCCTGCAGAACTGGGGTGGCCTCCCTCACCCCCGGGGCATGGTGGCCGAGCACATACCAACG TGGCTGCAGCAGCACATGGACCGCATCGCAGAGCTCGGGGCCTTCAAGGAGAAGAGACCCAACCATGTCCTGGTGAACGAGTACTTGGCAGGACAGGGGATAATG CCCCATGAGGACGGCCCAATGTTCTaccccactatcaccaccatcagcctctCCTCCCACACCATCCTGGACCTGTACACCCCCCGACCCCCCGACCACCCAGCGAACGGGgaccaggaggagaagaggatgaaagaggagagtgagaagaaggaaacagaggagaaagaggacgttaaagaagaagaaaatcaccAACGCCACTCAGCACCAGAAGATACCAACATGAAGCACAAAGATAACAAGGAAAACagaatggatgaagaggaggagggtgaagatagaaaacaaaaccaccaacaactactaccatcaacaccaaaaGACGATGATACGAGGGAAGCAAACAGCAAGGAAAACGTAAAGAAACAGAAGATGGAGAACGACGACGCCAACACAAACGAACAAGCTACCAAGGAAAGCGACCACAGCCAACCGTCATCGCTACAAAACCGGTATGTTGGTTCGCTCCTCTTGGCCCCACGCAGCCTCCTTATCCTGCAGGACTCCCTCTACACCTCCCACCTGCACGGGATAGCCGAGGTGACGGAGGATGTGCTCACCCACCACATCCTGAACCTTGACCagcaggggaaaggaggaggaagagaaagcaaaaaacaggacggaaaggaagacaaatggcaggaaggaggaagagaagaaaaactagaTCTAAAGGAAGGAGAGCCTCTTTACACACCTGGGAAGACCTTGACGAGAGGCACCAGGATCTCGTTAACCATCAGACACGTCCCCAAGGTGCTCAAAAACAAACTGTGGCTGGGGCGAGGACAGcggtga